The following DNA comes from Suncus etruscus isolate mSunEtr1 chromosome 12, mSunEtr1.pri.cur, whole genome shotgun sequence.
ttacaatactcgAGTCCACAattggttaaacacatttacttaacttttattttttatatcagaaaataaataaaaatgttaatactttttcattaatataaaaaaattaaaagtcgcAGGAGTGATTAGTTTTAAACGAAGTtatgtgatggtgaaagtgtattaacctgattgctcatacTATCTGGTATGTTTGCACAATAAAGGGGGTGTAACACTGCAGATGTCATATAGTTAatatatgctctcctcccctgcactcaggcttcagctccaggtggcattcactccataagacacacagacattttcccccatcatttggaggagaaaaaaagtgTGTTTTATGGTACAAAAATATGCTAATTCTTTTGGGGAAGAGGAACAGAGTTTGATgccacatgcagtgatgctcaggaatcactcctgttggtgctcaaagATACAAATGCAATTCTGGGTCAGAGCTAGGGTTGCCCACATGCATGACAATCCCTTAAACCCTGTATTCTGGTTCAAACTCCTACAACTTTAAAGAACAAATAACCCACTTGAAAAGTAGACAAatatgggctggaaagatagtacagctggaatggctcttgcctggcatacagtcaagctggatttgatccctggcatcctatcctGTCCCCACGCACCAATATAAGTGACTCCTATGtgtgaagccctgagcacagagtcaggagtaaaccctgagcatagcttagtgtggcccaaaaccaaaaatgaccatAAACTAACCTAATTTCTCGGTCATGTAATGAAGAGGAGTATTCTATTTCCAATAGCACTCCGTAATTTCTGAGTGatgcttttatttcttcaagACCACTCCTTTGTGTGACTGCACAGCTCTGTTTAAGAAAAACAGTATTTTCCTCATTAGTTATTTTTAGTTTACTCCTAAACTATGTAATATATATCAggtgaaagaaaatggaaaggttCTAAACTCATTTTGATGTCTACTGTCTCAAAGAAAGTATCAAAGAATATAGAGTAATTGTTTTTACCTAAAcaaatggttattttttttcaaatgtgctGTCCTAATTTCTAAAATGGTTTTAGTGTACTGTCTAATACTTCTGATAGAACTGtcttcttttcaaattaatgccACAAATAGGAATTATTTAGAAGCATTTTCTGAGtcaaaatcaataataaagatAACTACTTTCATGCTACAAACCCTCAAAAGGCAGTGAAGTAACTCAACTAAAAGATCTagggtcggggccgggcggtggcgctagaggtaaggtgcctgccttgcctgcgctagcctaggacggaccgcggttcgatcccctggcttcccatatggtcccccaagaagccaggagcaacttctgagcacatagccaggagtaacccctgagcgtcacagggtgtggcccaaaaaaccaaaaaaaaaaaaaaaaaaaagagttgtaaaAAAGCTCTTCCCTTCGGCGGCCGCTTGCGGTAGGAGCGCCAGCCAAAATGAAGTTCAACCCTTTTGTGACTTCTGACCGGAGCAAGAACCGCAAAAGGCATTTCAATGCACCTTCCCACGTTCGCAAGAAGATCATGTCTTCTCCTCTTTCCAAGGAGCTGAGACAGAAGTACAACGTGCGATCCATGCCCATCCGCAAGGACGATGAGGTCCAGGTGGTGAGAGGCCACTACAAAGGTCAGCAAATTGGCAAAGTGGTCCAGGTTTATAGGAAGAAATACGTCATCTACATTGAAAGAGTCCAGCGGGAGAAAGCAAATGGCACAACTGTCCATGTCGGCATTCACCCCAGTAAGGTGGTTATCACCAGACTAAAGCTGGACAAAGATCGCAAGAAGATTCTTGAGCGCAAGGCCAAGTCTCGACAAGTCGGCAAGGAAAAGGGCAAATACAAAGAAGAAACCATTGAGAAGATGCAGgagtaaagttattttatatataacttgatTAAAAGctgtagaatgaaaaaaaaaaaaaaaagatctagggtcggagcaatagcacaacaatagggcgtCTTCCACtcggcctacctgggttcaatgcttggcatcccagagggtccccaaagcctgccagaagcgatttctgagtacagaaccacgagtgacccctaagtgccacagggtgggcccaaaaacaaacaaacaaaaaaaagaagataaagaaaaagatctAATAATTGTAAAGAAGACACATTGTCACTAGTACAGTGTCATCGCCTTCTGGAACATGCAGGAAATTAAACTGACAAACTATTCGAATAAGACCAAACCCAAGGGACATCTGAAAATCAAAAACACTTTGAGATATTTTATGTGTGTTGTCAGATACTTACAGAATCCAGAGACGTGAGAAGATGAATAGTTTTTACTTTACATTTCTTAATAAGCATCTCACAAAATCGAAGAAAGTTATTCACCTGAAAGGCATTAGGATTGGTCATTACTAACTCAGATGTGGTAAAGAACACTTCATCATATTTTAGTGCTTTCTCACCTGATGTGGCTGTCTAATATAAGAATCTTCTATCCACACTTCTGTCACTGTCTCATTAAGGTATTCTTTAAAAAGTGACTCATAACTGAAACCTGTTGCATTCTCTTCGATTTTAATTTGCTTGTGATATTTTCCATCTACAAAAGATGAAAAACCAGTGACcatgcattttcctttcatggtCACTTTATTCATGCATAGTGTCATAGACAGTGATTTATCAGGATCTTCTATGTGCTAACTCTAACTCCTCCAATTTGGAAAACTTTTACTAAATGTATTCTACATGCCAGGCACACCACTGCATAAGGCACTTCTGCCTTCCTGGAAAACAGGCCAGAGGAAAAGCCAAGTCCAGAAAGTTCTTGGAACATCTTCATAAGCTCAAGCTTTTGTCCCAGGCACCTGAACCACGAGAGGACTGCATGTATAAAGAGATGGATATTATGATAAACTGGGAATGTGCAAATGCACCTTAGAATTTGTTGTGTTTGTCACCCTCACCAGTGCTAAGGGGGCAAGTGCTGAAGGGGTGCTGTGGTATTAGAGGTTCAGATCAGGGTCAGCAGAATAGCagaatacaaggcaagtaccctactcttATGGACTACTCTCAAGCCCAAGGAATAGGGTTTACAGCActtcttttttctgttgttttgttttgttgtgtttttgggttacacccagcagcactcaggggttactcctgactccatgctcagaatcactcctgacaggctcagggaaccatatgggattccgggattcgaaccaatgaccttctgcataaaaggcaaatgccttatcatccatgctatccctccggccccaagcACTTCTTAATAACCCAAACCACAGTATAGTTTCACTGTCTGTGATCATTCAAAACACATTagcaaaggtttttcttttgggggggccatacccagctgtgttcaaggcatatcttggctgtgctcagggattgctggGGGGAGAAGGGGCTCACAGGACCAAAcctaggttagtcacatgcaaagtagACGTCCTATCCACTTTCTAGCCATGTTATAAAAGGTATTTAAAGCTCTTTTTGAATGTTTAAAACAGGACTCCTAATGATATTCCTTAATTTATGTGGTGACTGCActtttaaattttgcttaaataagtgttttgtattatttggggggaggggtcgtcacacccagaggcattcaggggtaactcctggctctgtgctcagaagttgctcctggcaggctcggggaaccatataggatgctgggattcgaactcaGTTTTATCCTGGATTGGccgatgaaaggcaaatgccttgccactgtgctatcactcaggcaccTGTTCTGTATTCCGTTCCTTGTATTTCCATTGATAAAATCTAAGTATGCTTCCATTTTCAAGTAAGATGTTTATTTTCTAGACTGGTGAAATTAATCcaaaatacatgcatatatacatattcacacaaacacacacacttttatgCACAATAATAATGATACTACAGTTCATCACTGTTTGACGGTCTATTTCATTATAGATTTCATTTTGGtgtaaagaaaacaattttatttctactcactgGTTGTGCTTTGTTGAGGAATCCAGATCTGGGCTGGTAAAGAACACTAAGAAGAGAGGGATAGATGGCTGAAGTAAGAATATTGAGGAAAAGCACCAAAAGCCAGAGGCAATGGATTTTAATAAGAGCAGTAATTCccttagagaaagaaaaggacacaactttggggccagagtgatagtacagctggtagggtgtttgccttgcacatggatggcccaggttcaatgcctggcactccatacagtcccctgagcctgccaggagtcagccctgagcacttctgagggtagcccaaaaacaaaaatggaaaatggCAGGAGCCTGCACTTGAGGTCACAGGTGGCTATGACCAATGTGTATGCAGTATGGGAGGCTATGGGTCTGGTCTCCagcacaaaaagaaaatcaaactgcggggccggagaggtggtgctagagataaggtgtctgccttgcaagcactagccaaggaaggaccacggttccatcccccagcatcccatatggtccccccaagccagggacaatttctgagcgcttagccaggagtaacccctgagcatcaaatgggtatggcccaaaggagaaaaaaaaaaagaaatctgtcttCAGGGACcgaaaagagatagcatggaggtaaggcctttcatgcagaaggttatcagttTGAattcaggcgtcccatatggtcccccatgcctgccaggagcaatttcttttttttttttttttttttttgttttttgtttttgttttttttttttggtttttgggccacacccgtttgacgctcaggggttactcctggctatgagctcagaaatcgcccctggcttggggagaccatatgggatgccgggggatcgaaccgaggtccatcctacgctagcgcttgtaaggcagacaccttacctctagcgccaccttcccggcccccgccaggagcaatttctgagcatggagccaggagtatcctctgagcactgccgggtgtgacccaaaaaccacaacaataacaacaacaacaacaacaacaaaaaagaaaaaaagaaaatcaaactgcATCTTCCCAAGTAAGGAATTAAGAACAGAATATGATACTTATTGCAGATCTAGTCACTAGAAACACTCAATTTCTGAAATGCTTTCCAATTCACAACAAAATCTCAAGTTTTTTGAGCTACTTTaatattttggtcttttttttttttatataaaggaaatagaaatcaGGATTAACATACAGTTTCCACTCTTGTATACGGAAACTGGCAATCTCACAATTAGCCTCATGGGGATGTGTGAATTCCTCACACACCTGCGGAGTTCTGAAAAGTAGTATCAACAGCTTCCCACAAATGCTCAAGAGGATTCATATCAGCTCACGTATACATGAAAAGAAATGCATAGTGGATCCCTCTGTGACCAGGAAAGAGCACAAGGCCCTGAGGTCAACACTCAGAAAAGCCACCAGCATTCACCGTAAGGACCtctttaccttctttttcttGATCCAAGTATTTCTTTAGATTTTCAGCTTTCTTCATGTAGACTTCAATTATTTGTCTGAGGTTCcttttctttgcatcatttttggtgcctataaatttaaatacatattctCACTTTCTATTTAGTATAAGCATAGGTTCTCCAAACATTTTCTATCCTTTGACATGGTTTGCCTGTCTTAAAAATACACTAATAAAGGGGCCACAcagatagcacaataggtagggtgtttgccttgcccatgg
Coding sequences within:
- the LOC126024682 gene encoding 60S ribosomal protein L26-like; translated protein: MKFNPFVTSDRSKNRKRHFNAPSHVRKKIMSSPLSKELRQKYNVRSMPIRKDDEVQVVRGHYKGQQIGKVVQVYRKKYVIYIERVQREKANGTTVHVGIHPSKVVITRLKLDKDRKKILERKAKSRQVGKEKGKYKEETIEKMQE
- the MITD1 gene encoding MIT domain-containing protein 1, with the protein product MAACGNAAAVTIIKRAVGLEADSKYQQALVCYQEGLDMLLQEIRSTKNDAKKRNLRQIIEVYMKKAENLKKYLDQEKEDGKYHKQIKIEENATGFSYESLFKEYLNETVTEVWIEDSYIRQPHQVNNFLRFCEMLIKKCKVKTIHLLTSLDSSCAVTQRSGLEEIKASLRNYGVLLEIEYSSSLHDREIRFNNGWIVKIGRGLDYFKRSKGQYSLGNCDLDLRQCHETTVDIFHTKHTKKI